TTGCAGATCAAAATCACCAACGATTGTCAGTCTCGGACAGTTTTGAAGTCAAGGATAACTGTTCAAATTTCAAGTATATGTTTTCAGCAAATTGCAAGTAAACTTTAAAGGGAGGATCGTCGCGTCTGCGGCTGCGCGACATTCTTGATATATGTTGATAAACACTGTGAACATGCCTCTCGCccagaaatttgaaatgaatgtctggcaaaaaatataaatgtgaAGTAAATTCAGCATTCGATGCATGTTCATAGTTCACCAGTTTTGTGGCTTTCcaatcactgcaagactttgccaaataaacttTGGTTGCGTTTATTCGTTTATATGCAGATGATTCGGCCGCGGCCACCAGTTTCGGTACAGTccccattttaatattttaataacGGAGTCGTTGCGGCTGTTTTTGAAGTCCCCCCGTAAGGTGGGAGAATTGACGGGTgaatgtgaaaatatcaaaggcatgTTGAAGGGCATTTGAAAAGATTTTTGGGCTTACAGGGAACGCGGGGGACTAAAAACGAAAATGTCTccaattgatatgaaatatgtgttgggtTATCTctcaaataaaaattacaaaatataaattgtATGGAAAAACACAATCTCTGTTGTGTATTTATTGATAAgaatacatacacaaacacaaaagAACTTTCTCACACCCATAGGTATCAACCCAGATCACATGAAACTGCTCCAGCCAGTCCTTGTTCTATATGTGAATAGAAAAACTACAGTAAGCTTAATTACGGACAATTGAATTCAATTCcgaactagaattcatttgtcatcgtGATTACGGTCTTTACAAATATACAAAGTATTTGCAAAAACggtatatttgttgtttgtgggaGTAGCAAAGAAACCgcagttgatacacagaacaaaacgtACTGAAAATTGGCTGAAAggtacagctaatgtcccttttatGCGATCATGTTAAAATATACTTGCGCACCCATGTGTCATGTGAAATTGTGCTGAAAGCGAAATTCACAATCAGCTTCTATCTCGCCCTGGGGATGATATATGCCACATGTGCCAttaagggaacgagcacaattaacggcaggggggagGGTCTGGAAGAGaaaaaatatgtggtgcatatattttttacaggcccccctaacaccagcaaaaattttagtggccccgccatcaccggcaacaaaatttttgtgccccccctccccaaaaaagaaagattacataggtacaaagttgtacacatatatataatccttataacttttaatatatgctttagtgaaaacaagattcttgcattcttgaaataaattataaacaaataaatatataaataataaacaaacaaaataacatatattcaagcttttttttcagtatttttttcctgtgtgtccactacgtattctagttcttcctatagcatgatgaaataaccagtttcaacctagcctctgtatcattaccaaccattattattgttgacaaatgaagtcaaatttcaataataatattgctcattttacacataacaactgcattgtgaggtttaagacttggtatttcatcatgctacaagaagtttaacaaggaactccagcttcaacaattaaggaacaaaaatgctgaaaaatattctggtctgtcatggtgtaaaaaattttggtggcccaccccttaccttccctggaattttcatggcccaccccaagaacactcatttttttttcgtgccccccccccctattttctcttccgcccccctgccgttaattgtgctcggtccctaaaTTGCCTCCCAAACAGTTAACGATTAAATGTATTACAAGTTCCTCATTGGTTCACCGAGAAAACAACTCGCCTCTACTGCTGTTGCTTGGATTAACATGTGAAAATCagagtaatttttaatatttctgtttgttttgtcGATATCGATGGTCAAGCGAGGGCGCTATGAGGTCCCTAGTTGTCCCGATCTCGTATGTTCGCACGAGATTTGAGTTCTCAACTTTCGGAAGTCAGCgtgacagttttctctcttcctTTGTGTGTCCAAAATGCCTCCGAAAAAGAACAAGAAAGTATACAATGGTTTCTATATGTATATGCAAGAAATGATGCCAAGACTGAAGAACCGTGGCTACAAATTCCCGGGTGGAATGGCGGATGTCGTTCCAGTTTGCCATCCAATGTGGAAGGTGAGGAGACGAGATGAGATGTGCTCCTATCATGATCATTtcattgtttacaacatggtggAGTGGACTCGGGAACTACACTTGGATACAAACGGCATTGATATgttaaatgaaattgaaaatgttttcatcCAGCCACTGTCGTCCCCATATTTGTCGTCAAAACCTTTTTAGAAGTATGGTCGAACAGGCCATAGTGCGGGATGACCCGTTCATATAATGATACAACCCACACAAGTTTAGAGGCATGATATGGCGGTAACGCCACGTTCACTTTGCACATCTTCTCCAACCGAGCGACAGAGGAAGACGGcagaaaaaaaaagttagtTGTTGTCGGTTAAAGAAGTTTGCAAACGAACTCACTACCAGTGCCACAAATATATTGTACTGATTGTCGAAGAGATGCTTGTGCATACAGCGTATCCTTTGTTGTTCATTAATCGTACTAATCCGTGTTGATTATATAATTAGTCTGAACAATACCCGTCATAGATTACATTCTTACACTGCAGTTGACCATGGAGGTTACCTCATGGAGGTAAGCTCGCCTCCACCTCCATGGTATTGATGGTACTGGaaaggggaggggagggagggtATACAAGCCACTGCAGAACAGGACAGTATTTTTgcaagttaaagggacaaagtcggccatttttcatgaattttgtttgatacgaaatactacttatattgtttgacatgttgaaagatactgaatgaatgggtgaccgtgcatatattcgaccccggttttagacaaattagatgaaaccatcgcgaaaatgaattaatgttcatgaccattaattcattttcgcaatggtttaGTCTATCATCTCTAAAACCGGGGTCCGAATATGTGCTTGGTCACCCGTTCATTCAGTATATTTCAACATGCCAAACAAtttaagtagtatctcgtatcaaacaaaattcatgaaaaatggccgactttgtccctttaatatgcTTTTCTACACTATGTTTTCATGCCAAATGATACAATAATTCATAAGCAAACAAATCTCGACAAAATGTCTTTTGCTGAAACAAACgcatttattttatgtttctcAAATTCATTAGGAGGAATCGCTGTTGGGTTTTGATGCGGCAGCATATCTCACCTTTACCGTTATCTACTTTTATGATACCTCCTCAATGATTAATTCTGCAAAACTGTGTGCTTGCAGTAAATTACAGACTGCAAAAGTGAGTAATGTTAAACTGCAGGGGTACTTATATATGTCGAGCTTTGGTACATAGAGCTGCAAATTGCTGACATTTTCCCAGTCCATCAAAGGTCAAACTATGTACAAGAAGCATGGGATCTCTGGAAATGTAGATTGAGTCTGCCATGTGTAACTTTCAGCTCtctaaaattttggaaaatctcTGTTCTTCAGGCCTTACcagaagaagaaaaacaaatGTATGAACGTCAAGCAAAACAGTTCAAAGAACTGAAGAAAAATGAAGATACCGTGTATGGACGACGAGACTTGCACTGGCCAATTAATTAGTGTAAGTTTGTGTATCACAGGTTTGGGTCAATGGCAGTGTGTCATCTTGAAGTTGAAAATCAATACTTGTCTTTACTCTGGCTGGACAAACTTTCAGACTTCGTATTCTTACAAGTTGTGTTGGTCTACGCCTTGTTTTTGcgcattttgaaacttttactGAAAATTAAAGTTTCTCAATAtcgattttattgaaattaaaaatttgaGGGCCTCTGTCAGAGGAATCCTACCTGTACGCTTTAAGCTTTGATCGTCTCCAcagccaaaatcacagtccttagcaatttgtacagttgttcaagtccggcatatatatattgttgggcCTAGCTGTACGTACTGGGGACAAGTTTGAAGTGGGACTTGTTGCGAGGGGTGCGATCACGATCTCTTttattctccttttcttgacttgatagactatagtattttccgcagaaattcaagggttttacatgtgtgttgATGATGGCCCccaattttctaaaatggcccccttgggacaggagtagggGCCCACAGTGGCCCCCTGTTTTGACATCCTAGATTGAATACTGCATACTGACCAGTAATTTGATGCACCAATGCTTCTCCAATTAGAGAATTTGCACGATGACATGTCTATTCTTTATCAAGTGGGGAAAATAATGATTGAAAAATCGTCCTTTCAATGTTTTATGAACAGAATTCTCTTTTGCTATTAAATATCTGGgtaatatttatttcagtttagGAATGATTTATTTCATCCTTCTcatgaaattaaagaaaatagGTAATACTTTTTAATAAATAGACACCCATACTTTCAAATGCTGTCTGCATACAAAGCTCATGCTCTGACATCTTAGATCAGTAAATGTTCAGTTGGCACAGTGAACTGTCAATAGTCAACCCTGTCTGATCAATTAAAGTATTGCCATATTATGATAGAGTGAACACAAATCAGGTTGCTGGACTGTTCATTAATATTCTGATCCTCCTTACATAAACTGGGAAGTCACGATGGATTGGCAAATCTCCttacacattttgaaatgtcaccattTCAATAAATGTTACCATTTCTGTGAATATTGGTAGTTATCATCCCTTCTTGGCCAAGAGTGCccggaaaaaaattgtgaatataGCTGTATGCAAATGACGTTATacttctctcattaatatgcaaaaatatgtattttgctGCAAATTATGAACACCAGAAAAGACGATAATTGACAGCTGAGACTCCAAGCTATAACAGCAGCCACCCATGCAACCCTGACAAAATTTATCTGAATTTCTGGCAGCAATGCCCAGTGTCGCAAGCAACCACAAACAGCCCATTCAACATTATCTGTATCTCCTGGTCTGGAAAGAAAGGCTCTCTAAGAAAATCAGATTATCTCCATAAAGAAGATCATGCAGCCCCACTTTTCTGCAATTGTACTGTGTGTTTTTTATATTCTCAAGCTACTAAGAGCCTGAAAATtgaaagactagaaaatttttcTCAAGCTGTCTGTAAGACGAGTTAAGCCAGTCCCTCttgaaatgaagaataaaagtAAGGGGTCTCTGTACAAtatttggtacttgagaaacagaTTACCCATTATCTCCTGACACTTGGAAAATtcgaaatggctgccatccctttgCAATAAAGCAATaacgaaaaatgaaattttcgattttcacaaaagtaagctggtgaaaactttagtTGCACcgtgggcttcaaaatgagcccccacaagtggtagaccaaaagctatatattgtaaaagtttgagagtctgaatatctgtatccaaggcacaatatACCTTTAACAAATACTTCCTGCAATTCTCATCTCCAGGAACGCATTGACCCAGTAGCTGTGAATGAAAGACGCAGGCGTGAAGAGAgacaaaaagtaaaagaaaactggCCAAAGGGAGAAGGTAGGTTTCTGTTTATGGGTTATCTATCGGTACCCTTGTCAACAGTGAGCAAGTTTTagcatcaaaatttcaaacccTCTTAAAATCTCAATCAATGAGAACAAGTTGGAGTTAAACTTGAAGCAGCTTACCTCTCGAAATATACAAGCATTGTTTCTATTAGTTGATTACTGTGATATCTTCAAGTTATGATTATGGTTTTCaagcatatcaacacaaaatGTTCATGTCCATTTCATGATTTCACTTTTCTATTTGTTGTTAACATAGAACTAGACTACCACTGAAATGGAACAATGGCCCCACCACTTGTGGAAAACCCTCTTGTGCCTTTTCTAAATTCACCTTTTCCTGGTACACCAATTAGGTTGCCATGTAGTTGATAGATAACAGGTTGCCTGTCTGTAGTAATAGGTAATAGATGACATTTACACTCACAGAATACAAACTTGACAGAGAAAATGAATAAGCAAATGTAGGGATCAACAGTCCAGAATTGATGCCTTTGTGTTCTAGACTATTTATAGGCTGTCTTTGATTCCTTCAATGGTCCCTACCATGGCACACacaggaaaaaattgaaacaagatATATAAGGTGTGAAAATGGGATAATTGGTCTAAGCAAGGGATCATATATCAGTGAAAGTTCTGCCCAAGGTTCCATAACTCACCAGAATATTCTCGCATCACAGGAGTGGTATTTGAAACCTTCTTCATGATTGACGTGCAGTCTCTGTGTGCCTCGGAACTCAAGGAAGCAGAAATGATCCGGTACCTGCCATGTGAGATAGCCTGTGTGGAGTACAGTCTGAATCTCGGAATCCAAAAAGCCTGGCATAAATTCATTGAGCCACCCCAAATTCCTCTTGGATTTCGATTCCAGTGCAAAAATGACAGTAAGTAGATTAACAAGCATGTAACATGTTGCCCCGGGTCTTTACACTGCTGGAAAATACTCAAAAATCCTTGAATATTTAAAGCCTCCTGGAAAGTCGTTGAAAAGTCCTTGAATATGAAATGGAGTCCTGGATAATTGATGTTGTCCATCATTTCAAAAATCAGGAATGACTTATGATgccttgaaaaaaatatgtgatacataaaaatgatatattgtatagACGATACGAGAAAAATGGTATTTTAGACTACAAATTGAGCATTGCTAAAATATTCCTTGACTTTTTAGTGACAATTAGAGTGTGTAGACCCTGCTTACCAACTAGACACATGTTCATCAGTTTGTTCATCCTCGAATATAATCGACTTGGGATAAATGGAATCCTGAAGCCAGGAGATGGACTGCCAACAGACCAGTGAATAATAATTGTATGAATGTAAATATGCCAGACTAGGGAACTTGCTCTGCTTTTAGTTTGTCGATCAAAATATCTGTTATTTCAGAGTGTGGTGTATGTTGCGATACTGAACATGCTGGTGTATATTCATGCAAACCAAGAGTCAGGCAGAAATGATTATACCCGACGTGCTCTCGTACTTATGACTTATGTTAACCCTTGGAGTCAAGTTAGCTATGTCAAAAAACTCTATACCAGCAAATGTattgtgtaaaattttcttGTATCAACAAGAACTCAGAGTGAATGGTGTGTCACCTTAGCTTAGAGGAAACACATGTACAtagacatatacacacatatatttacacatatatacacacatgacatgcatgcatgcatgcacacgcacacacacacacacacacacacacacactcacacacacacacatgcacacacacacacatccacCCACAGATGCAGTCTTTCATCAAGTTAAATCGCCATGTCTGCAAGTATCCATTTATGCATGTCTGCAGGTGAAAATACACATCAGATTCCCATCCAGGACTTTGAGTTGGCAGAAAGTGATTACAACGTGATCTGGCAGGAGCTCGTAAGATTTGTCAATCCTTTGCGCAACAAAGAGTTTCCTCCAGTCTACTGTGCAGTAAGTAGCATGGCCTTATTACCTTACATTAGTATGctcctcagggacagatattctgactatcaaacttttacaattcttttctgatctaccacttgttcaggctcattttaaagcgcttgaagtaagaaaaatccaaaatgttatttttcccatggagtaacacagggatggcaaccattttgaatttccaaatattggtaaatgtcaggtaatttttttcctatagtaccaaaatttgggcAGTAACCCCtatttattcatatttggtaacagtatggctgaaagtttcattgaggaaaatttgagcaaaagtttaaggtagtatgcgccttgaaagtgaaagacttgaacctttgcttaaacttttggaaagcaaattttatgtcattctcgttcaaaatcaacaatCACAACCAGGGAATCAGTTTGCAGATTTGACTTTATGGCAATAAActacctaaaatttaccgatatttacaattcaaaatggccaccatccttgtgttatctttatcaggaaaaattaagttaaattttcacaataaaataagAATGTGAAAACTAAGTTTACagcaagagcttcaaaatgagccaaatAAGCAGGATGTCAGAAAAGTATCGTAAAAATTCTGAATATCTACCCTGCAGACATATCTTACCCTAAAGGATCTCAAAGTCAGCAAATACTAGCTGACCTGTATCACTGTGAATGTAACCTTAGAATTCTACTCACTGAGCCACCAAATGGATTCAGAttgtatttcaaatgttttattgaGTTCATGTATTCATAGCCAGCCATCTCATCAAGatcccttaaccctttcactcccagtttcctgtatacaggtccaattttaccatagaaaacaatggatttgggacaaaccatggtggtgaaagggttaaacttctCCCCAGTGTGTCCAATAGAATACAGCCATGTGTTATTGCATCAAATATAATCCTTGCTGCAAAAAAACTGATGTATTTAAACAGTGGCTTCAgatatgatgaaaatttcatcagtaAATGTGGGTTTTATATGAAAATGCTTGGAGGTTTTTTCTGTTTCCTCAAAAACATCAGTACCGTAACAAAGTTCAATGTTCAGGGGCTGTAACAGTTTGTATCTTTATCATGAAGTTTGAAGTCTGTGAAGTTAACCTCTACTCAAATAGACCATGAGTATcattacatttgtcaaatactAATCATTTCTGAAATTAGGTTTCTCCCGATGAGAATTTCCCATTGAGGCGTAGGATTTTTCATCTTTAATTTTCACGctttcatgattgtcatttataTCCTGTGAAATGATATCACCGATGTTATTATTCACTATCAGATGGCAGACTGTGATAAAGTGGATTGGTCCCTGGATTGGCTGGCTTACAAAGCTGGTAAGTAATTGGCTTGTATACAGAGCTCGTTACAATGTTGATGACATTGAAAGCTGATGGCACTGGTAGTGTATTCAGTTAGAGCTCCAGAAGGAACAGTCGGTTGCATCCTCAACTTGACTGAAGCTTAATGATTGTTACTGTCTGTCACTGGAGGGCGCTGTTCATAAATTGTTCATTGCACTACTTTTATATATATGAATAGAGTGTAGGCATTACTGCTCTATCTACCTGATTATGTCTATTGGTGTATTTTACTTCAACAGGAGTCGATAATAAACTGGACAAGGTGTATGAGTTGGAAGGTCTTGTGTGTGATCTTTTTC
The DNA window shown above is from Ptychodera flava strain L36383 chromosome 5, AS_Pfla_20210202, whole genome shotgun sequence and carries:
- the LOC139133490 gene encoding protein maelstrom homolog isoform X2, whose product is MKIPCMDDETCTGQLISERIDPVAVNERRRREERQKVKENWPKGEGVVFETFFMIDVQSLCASELKEAEMIRYLPCEIACVEYSLNLGIQKAWHKFIEPPQIPLGFRFQCKNDSENTHQIPIQDFELAESDYNVIWQELVRFVNPLRNKEFPPVYCAMADCDKVDWSLDWLAYKAGVDNKLDKVYELEGLVCDLFQHGSAPAPSKHMAHELLTTSVFDYERDTRCPYHEELEVIYCSLGICKRHCFCLSDAFANIYNIELSSAHLPEKPDGCPYRVIEPHRLTLNVTPIQNKPANPRSQQPPSMPMTTTIVKPFDDVTRRKQLESDFGPFSQTAPKPPQAAGRGMVMTDSTKPLRRPYSVGIAASMSGVTLKSEKTDDEDWPTLGVAAQY